A single window of Colletes latitarsis isolate SP2378_abdomen chromosome 11, iyColLati1, whole genome shotgun sequence DNA harbors:
- the LOC143348350 gene encoding uncharacterized protein LOC143348350, with product MSQRSICILLTTVAVCYALTTKSEFITAPEFPKNEPNGDKLLSSVVRSRNSSRVPYLKSNDSDAYDRNSDKLPRATIHRQESETRDNSSCCGSKYGSNASTRPDFYHSKIPADGDRYSYQYGERLPVDRYGWQVQGQPPGSSGKPGSGNHDGNAPHEGNRFSSRPSYDSESSRRPNGYEYATSGGYGHGNGGYGGYGSGRPTGYGGSPASGGYGISGTLASGDEFGGTEPNYGEGNGGPPHPNFQAQKAVALKALAGVALIGAAAALATNPILLPIGIISGRKKRSYLSVKDEDAHMNYILKELKSNFTKVDGNRSGKKMLVSPTCIARISCEIQKKYWSDPIKEIKGKTKSEHRFTDLTSNNILDKEIMSVRMRKIMKTATTVAMNGGNCNVFTCTFLTTVDPKKQFILKL from the exons ATGTCGCAACGGTCCATTTGTATTTTGTTGACAACCGTCGCTGTTTGCTATGCGCTCACGACGAAATCTGAATTTATTACGGCCCCCGAATTTCCAAAGAACGAGCCTAACGGAGACAAACTATTATCCAGCGTCGTACGCTCGAGAAATTCATCGAGGGTACCCTACTTAAAGAGCAACGACAGCGACGCGTACGACAGAAATTCGGACAAGTTACCGAGAGCAACGATTCATCGTCAGGAATCGGAGACCAGAGATAA TTCCAGTTGCTGTGGCTCTAAGTACGGTTCCAACGCATCGACACGTCCTGACTTTTATCATAGTAAAATCCCTGCGGACGGTGATCGGTATTCATATCAATACGGTGAACGTTTACCCGTCGATAG ATATGGGTGGCAAGTTCAAGGTCAACCCCCGGGTTCGAGCGGAAAACCCGGAAGCGGAAACCACGACGGAAACGCGCCCCACGAAGGAAATAG ATTCAGTTCCCGTCCGAGTTATGATAGTGAAAGTTCACGCAGGCCTAACGGCTACGAGTACGCAACTTCTGGAGGATATGGTCATGGCAATGGTGGTTATGGAGGATATGGCTCTGGCCGACCAACCGGTTACGGAGGGTCACCAGCGAGTGGTGGTTATGGAATTTCTGGAACTCTCGCTAGTGGCGATGAATTTGGAGGCACAGAGCCTAATTATGGGGAAGGAAACGGCGGTCCCCCACACCCGAATTTTCAAGCGCAAAAG GCCGTGGCTTTAAAAGCATTAGCCGGTGTTGCTTTAATCGGGGCAGCTGCTGCTTTAGCTACGAACCCCATTCTTCTACCAATTGGCATTATATCAGGAAGAAAGAAACGATCGTATTTGTCCGTGAAAGACGAAGACGCTCACATGAATTACATTTTAAAGGAATTAAAAAGCAACTTCACCAAG GTTGACGGTAATAGAAGCGGAAAGAAAATGTTAGTTTCTCCAACATGCATTGCCAGAATATCGTGCGAAATTCAGAAGAAATATTGGTCTGACCCCATTAAAGAGATCAAAGGGAAAACAAAGTCGGAACATCGTTTCACCGATTT GACCTCGAACAATATACTCGATAAAGAAATTATGAGCGTTCGCATGAGAAAGATAATGAAAACTGCAACTACCGTTGCTATGAATGGAGGAAACTGCAATGTATTTACGTGTACATTTTTAACAACTGTTGACCCGAAAAAACAATTTATTCTTAAGCTTTGA